In Papaver somniferum cultivar HN1 unplaced genomic scaffold, ASM357369v1 unplaced-scaffold_114, whole genome shotgun sequence, a genomic segment contains:
- the LOC113328921 gene encoding ferritin-3, chloroplastic-like gives MLLRTSFPFTAFSLSTATVDNANKFPFSSSSVSFLSQKRITDRFVMSVSESELSNNPISPVTDIVFEPFKEVKEELQLLSDLPQHSLARQMFSDICEAALNEQINVEYNLSYVYHALYAYFDRDYVALKGFAKFFKEASAQKRENAELLMEYQNKRGGRVMLYSMTIPRSEFDHHDKGEALNGMELALSLEKLSNEKLLNLHSVADRNNDVQFAEFVESTFITDQVETIKKISEIVAQLRRTGKGHGVWHFNQMLLNA, from the exons atgCTCCTAAGAACATCTTTTCCATTTACGGCGTTTTCTCTATCAACAGCAACTGTTGATAATGCGAACAAATTTCCTTTTTCCTCATCTTCTGTGAGTTTTTTATCACAGAAAAGAATTACCGATAGATTTGTGATGAGTGTATCGGAAAGTGAATTGAGTAATAATCCTATTAGTCCAGTAACTGATATTGTTTTCGAACCAtttaaagaagttaaggaagaaCTTCAATTACTATCAGATCTTCCTCAACATTCTCTTGCTCGTCAAATGTTTTCAGATATTTGTGAAGCTGCCCTTAATGAACAGATTAA TGTGGAATACAACTTATCGTATGTGTATCATGCACTGTACGCATACTTCGACAGGGATTATGTTGCTCTCAAAGGATTTGCGAA GTTCTTTAAGGAAGCTAGTGCACAAAAAAGGGAAAATGCTGAGCTACTTATGGAATATCAG AATAAAAGAGGGGGTAGAGTCATGCTATATAGTATGACGATTCCCAGGTCTGAATTCGATCACCATGATAAAGGAGAAGCGTTGAATG GTATGGAGCTGGCACTGTCTCTAGAGAAGTTATCAAACGAGAAGCTTCTCAACTTACACAGT GTAGCAGACAGAAACAATGATGTGCAATTTGCGGAATTTGTTGAAAGCACCTTCATAACTGATCAG GTGGAAACCATTAAGAAGATCTCTGAAATTGTTGCCCAGTTGAGGAGGACCGGCAAGGGACATG GGGTATGGCATTTTAACCAGATGCTCTTGAATGCGTGA